The Zygotorulaspora mrakii chromosome 3, complete sequence genome includes a region encoding these proteins:
- the IPI1 gene encoding Ipi1p (similar to Saccharomyces cerevisiae IPI1 (YHR085W); ancestral locus Anc_5.381), whose translation MAKSRKQKLKVKDFQKQKLKVGKTQPKASNATNTSFVSKTLSIKNQHLERNTDDLSKKLSLLKHHNSTVRKEALQSFNKVIPRISKTRIMTPLLVQSIPLICDDSKTVRQSFMELIDEIGNHDVQVLKLHCKMFVLYINMAMTHIVPAIQNDSIKFLRCLLRYCGEETCKQSFTKLLSGILNLLGWGTNRKNASASAAQTTKRDSKQMAEYLDALHRLIYEGCAEKLKDNNDRHPEILNQYLIPDFPQPYESLKLFTRALRNTATQSNASSISSITDSISTQDREARRRILQEDFFDVITKRLDALIKEGGVSGKSSNTLKNLIATIN comes from the coding sequence ATGGCAAAGAGCAGGAAACAAAAACTTAAGGTTAAGGACTTTCAAAAGCAGAAATTAAAAGTGGGTAAGACACAGCCAAAGGCAAGTAATGCAACTAATACGTCCTTTGTCTCGAAGACACTTTCGATCAAAAACCAGCATTTAGAACGCAATACAGACGATCTTAGTAAAAAATTATCATTACTGAAACATCACAACTCTACGGTAAGGAAAGAAGCTCTGCAATCTTTTAATAAAGTCATACCGCGCATATCGAAGACAAGAATAATGACACCGTTGTTAGTTCAGAGCATCCCGCTAATATGCGATGACTCCAAAACTGTTAGGCAATCATTTATGGAATTAATTGATGAGATAGGGAATCATGATGTGCAAGTTTTGAAACTCCATTGCAAGATGTTCGTTCTATATATCAACATGGCAATGACCCATATAGTACCCGCGATTCAAAATGATTCCATAAAATTTCTCCGTTGTCTCCTTCGCTACTGCGGCGAAGAAACATGTAAACAATCATTCACTAAGCTACTATCCGGTATATTAAATTTACTTGGATGGGGGACCAACCGTAAGAATGCGAGCGCATCTGCTGCCCAAACAACGAAAAGAGACTCCAAGCAGATGGCAGAATACTTGGACGCTTTACATCGGCTGATTTACGAAGGATGTGCggagaaattgaaagataaCAATGATAGACATCCGgagattttgaatcagTATTTAATACCCGATTTCCCCCAGCCTTACGAAAGTTTAAAGCTATTTACAAGAGCTTTGCGGAATACCGCCACACAATCTAATGCATCTTCCATATCATCTATAACAGACTCAATCTCAACACAGGATCGGGAAGCTCGTAGGCGAATTTTACAAGAGGATTTTTTTGACGTTATAACGAAACGTTTAGATGCGCTCATTAAGGAAGGAGGAGTATCAGGAAAGAGCTCCAACACATTAAAAAATCTTATTGCTACTATCAACTAG
- the NAM8 gene encoding Nam8p (similar to Saccharomyces cerevisiae NAM8 (YHR086W); ancestral locus Anc_5.382) has product MFFRRGGYGRGSNAYQSRNNDVQIQQGQAARYNNSDVVSTGTPTPRAFNSPAQKNSQLYMGDLDPFWDENTVRQIWASLGEASVDIKIMWNNDNGGMHKMGQKKNLGYCFVEFPSYSHASNALLKNGIAIPGFPSRSLKLNWALSSSASSGPFSASAQEMSVFVGDLAPNVTESELFELFISRFPSTAHAKVVYDQMTGVSRGYAFIRFGNSVDQKRALTEMQGVFLNGRAIRVSSAGNQHQQNNSVRADNRMKSNFNNHAKNNKSNKIPITSSQFMFPVQQEPPLTSFTDSNNTTVFIGGLSSAVRESHLWLYFQPFGQIVYVKIPVGKGCGFVQYVDRISAELAITKMQGFPIGDSRIRMSWGRSAKQAATLEKVEFSNQIQTQLHQPLQQPTYAYTPSTNFYQTNCLQLSSQPSSEPNSDDPSLLLPGYQNLTFSAFPKSSSGLQLSYLYPSYGSDSSPQANSHLLGADVAETITMPHILVDDEIAFVRGKSDSLNRLENGSNGFVLA; this is encoded by the coding sequence ATGTTCTTTAGAAGAGGTGGATATGGACGAGGGAGCAACGCATACCAGTCAAGAAACAACGATGTTCAGATTCAACAGGGGCAGGCGGCGAGGTATAACAATAGCGATGTTGTAAGTACTGGTACCCCAACCCCCAGGGCTTTCAACTCGCCTGCTCAAAAGAACAGTCAGTTGTATATGGGGGATCTCGATCCTTTCTGGGATGAAAATACAGTCAGACAGATATGGGCAAGCTTGGGAGAAGCCAGTGTCGACATCAAGATTATGTGgaataatgataatggCGGGATGCACAAAATGGgccaaaaaaagaatctggGCTATTGCTTCGTTGAGTTTCCATCATATTCGCATGCCTCTAACGCacttctgaaaaatggtataGCCATTCCAGGGTTTCCATCTAGGAGTTTGAAGTTGAATTGGGCATTATCCAGTTCGGCATCCTCTGGGCCATTTTCAGCGTCAGCTCAAGAAATGTCGGTATTCGTGGGTGATTTAGCGCCTAATGTTACGGAATCTGAGCTCTTTGAATTGTTCATATCTCGCTTTCCATCGACTGCACATGCCAAGGTTGTTTACGATCAAATGACTGGTGTCTCAAGAGGTTACGCATTTATTAGGTTTGGTAATTCTGTCGATCAAAAACGTGCACTTACCGAAATGCAGGGTGTCTTTTTGAATGGCAGAGCTATTAGAGTGAGTAGTGCTGGCAATCAGCACCAACAAAACAACAGTGTTAGAGCTGACAATAGAATGAAAAGTAACTTCAATAACCACGCAAAGAATAATAAATCGAATAAAATTCCTATTACTTCTTCACAATTTATGTTTCCTGTTCAGCAAGAGCCCCCTTTGACAAGTTTTACGGATTCTAACAATACAACCGTATTTATCGGAGGTCTGTCCTCAGCAGTAAGAGAAAGTCATTTATGGTTATATTTTCAGCCGTTCGGTCAGATCGTATACGTCAAGATACCTGTTGGCAAAGGATGTGGCTTCGTCCAATATGTGGACAGAATCTCGGCAGAACTGGCAATTACAAAAATGCAAGGATTCCCCATTGGTGATTCAAGAATAAGAATGTCATGGGGAAGGTCTGCTAAACAGGCTGCGACGCTGGAGAAAGTTGAGTTCtcaaatcaaattcaaacaCAGTTGCATCAGCCGTTGCAACAGCCAACTTATGCATACACGCCATCCACTAACTTCTATCAAACTAACTGCCTTCAGCTTTCCTCTCAACCTTCCTCGGAGCCAAATTCCGATGATCCATCTCTCCTGCTTCCTGGCTATCAGAATCTGACATTTTCAGCCTTCCCAAAAAGCTCCTCTGGTTTACAGCTCTCCTATTTATACCCCAGCTATGGCAGTGACTCTTCACCACAGGCAAATTCGCACCTATTGGGTGCTGATGTGGCCGAAACTATTACTATGCCACATATTCTagttgatgatgaaattgcCTTCGTGCGAGGTAAATCAGACAGTTTGAATAGGTTAGAAAATGGAAGTAATGGATTTGTTCTGGCCTAG